One window of the Dethiosulfovibrio russensis genome contains the following:
- a CDS encoding branched-chain amino acid ABC transporter permease, with the protein MTGQMFVQHFFNALTLGSLYALIAIGYTMVYGILRLINFAHGEIFMLGAYFIFYTGSLFNLPWVVGAVISIVLCALCGIMVDKVAYKPLRDAPRISALISSIGMSFLIQNLAIVVFSGIPKPVVRPDFFVKIVVIKGVRILPLAVIVPVVCFILVLGLLFIVYKTKPGLAMRAISKDIETTRLMGVSVNRIIALTFGLGSALAAASGIMWALRYPQIQPLMGFMPGIKAFIAAVVGGIGSIHGAVIGGLILGFVEIMTVAFFPELSGFKDAFAFILLIVILLAKPTGLMGEKIEEKV; encoded by the coding sequence ATGACAGGTCAGATGTTCGTTCAACATTTCTTTAACGCCCTTACCCTAGGGAGCCTTTATGCCCTTATCGCCATAGGATATACCATGGTCTACGGCATATTGAGATTGATCAACTTTGCCCACGGCGAGATATTCATGCTGGGGGCCTACTTCATCTTTTACACCGGTTCGCTTTTTAATCTGCCTTGGGTTGTCGGTGCGGTTATATCCATCGTCCTGTGTGCCCTCTGTGGCATTATGGTCGACAAGGTCGCCTACAAACCCCTCAGGGACGCTCCTAGAATCTCCGCTTTGATAAGCTCCATTGGGATGTCGTTTCTGATACAGAACCTGGCTATAGTGGTGTTCTCCGGAATACCAAAACCGGTGGTCCGGCCGGATTTTTTCGTCAAGATCGTAGTTATTAAGGGAGTGCGGATATTGCCTCTCGCAGTGATAGTTCCTGTGGTTTGTTTCATCCTGGTGCTGGGGCTTCTTTTTATCGTCTATAAGACAAAGCCGGGATTAGCGATGAGAGCTATCTCGAAGGATATCGAGACGACCAGACTGATGGGTGTGTCGGTCAACCGGATAATAGCCCTCACCTTCGGGCTCGGTTCCGCTCTTGCCGCCGCCTCCGGGATAATGTGGGCTCTTAGATACCCTCAGATACAGCCTCTAATGGGCTTCATGCCGGGGATCAAGGCCTTCATCGCCGCCGTCGTCGGAGGGATCGGGTCTATCCATGGGGCGGTCATAGGAGGATTGATACTCGGTTTCGTGGAGATCATGACAGTGGCCTTTTTCCCAGAGCTGTCGGGATTCAAGGATGCCTTCGCCTTTATTCTTTTGATCGTTATCCTGCTGGCCAAGCCCACAGGGCTGATGGGTGAGAAGATCGAGGAGAAAGTATGA
- a CDS encoding ABC transporter substrate-binding protein produces the protein MKAFKVFSAVLLVFILVGSAFAADEIRIGVYEPMTGQNAFGGQLTVEGIKLAHEQAPEVLGRPVKLFIVDNKSDKVEAANAVKRLIDKEKVVAIIGSYGSSLSMAGGEVAEKSGIPCITDSATNPLVTQGKKYYFRMCFIDPYQGAAAATYAYNDLEARNAALLLDVAQDYSVGLGNFFKKAFVKMGGNIAGTYKYQSGDQDFTAQLTDAISKGADFLYIPSYFAEGAIIMKQARELGAGFYIMGGDAMDNPDLVKIGGDAAEGFSYTTFPYAPEMPDMTKEAETFTKLWREKYAGTDMSEPNANSALGYDCYMFVIDAIKRANSADPEKITEAFATAKDWPGVTGSTTINETHDAEKPVGIKVIVNGSQVYTASVQPEM, from the coding sequence TTGAAAGCATTCAAGGTTTTTTCAGCGGTATTGTTGGTCTTCATCCTCGTAGGGTCCGCCTTTGCCGCGGACGAAATCCGCATAGGCGTCTACGAGCCCATGACGGGGCAGAACGCCTTCGGCGGTCAGTTGACCGTAGAGGGTATCAAGCTGGCCCATGAGCAGGCTCCCGAGGTTCTCGGACGTCCTGTCAAGTTGTTCATAGTGGACAACAAATCCGATAAGGTCGAGGCTGCCAACGCGGTCAAGCGACTTATCGACAAGGAGAAGGTCGTCGCCATAATAGGGAGCTACGGTTCTTCCCTGTCAATGGCGGGAGGAGAGGTCGCGGAGAAGTCCGGTATTCCCTGCATCACCGATTCCGCCACCAATCCCCTGGTGACCCAGGGCAAGAAATACTATTTCCGCATGTGCTTTATCGATCCCTACCAGGGAGCCGCCGCTGCCACCTACGCCTATAACGACCTCGAGGCCAGAAACGCCGCCCTGCTTCTGGACGTAGCCCAGGACTACTCGGTCGGACTGGGGAATTTCTTCAAGAAGGCCTTCGTCAAGATGGGTGGAAACATAGCCGGAACCTACAAGTATCAGTCCGGTGACCAGGACTTCACGGCCCAGCTGACCGACGCCATCTCCAAAGGGGCCGACTTCCTCTACATTCCCTCTTACTTCGCCGAGGGCGCCATCATCATGAAGCAGGCCAGGGAGCTTGGAGCCGGTTTCTACATCATGGGCGGAGACGCCATGGACAATCCCGATCTGGTAAAGATCGGCGGAGATGCCGCCGAGGGATTCTCCTACACCACCTTCCCCTATGCCCCGGAGATGCCGGACATGACCAAAGAGGCAGAGACCTTCACCAAGCTCTGGAGAGAGAAGTACGCCGGAACAGACATGTCCGAGCCCAACGCCAACTCTGCTCTCGGATATGACTGCTATATGTTCGTCATAGACGCCATCAAGAGGGCGAACAGCGCCGATCCCGAGAAGATCACCGAGGCTTTCGCCACTGCCAAGGACTGGCCCGGAGTTACCGGATCCACCACGATCAACGAGACCCACGACGCGGAGAAACCGGTCGGCATCAAGGTCATCGTGAATGGATCTCAGGTCTACACAGCTTCCGTCCAGCCGGAGATGTAG
- the nrdR gene encoding transcriptional regulator NrdR has product MRCPKCKASETRVIETRTADEGRIVRRRRECPQCSSRFTTYERVEEKKVIWISKKDGRREAFDREKIFRGVRKACEKRPISLEKMEEVVCKVEDRLLAAGAGEIPSSRIGELVMEELAELDKVAYVRFASVYREFSDLASFQKEISDILERKRNI; this is encoded by the coding sequence GTGAGATGTCCTAAATGCAAGGCTTCGGAGACCAGGGTTATAGAGACCAGGACCGCCGACGAAGGGCGTATCGTGAGGCGCAGAAGGGAATGCCCTCAGTGTTCCTCCAGGTTCACCACTTACGAGAGAGTGGAGGAAAAAAAGGTCATATGGATCTCCAAGAAGGACGGTCGTAGGGAGGCCTTCGATAGGGAGAAGATCTTCCGCGGAGTGAGGAAGGCCTGTGAGAAGCGCCCGATCTCTCTGGAAAAAATGGAGGAGGTCGTCTGCAAGGTGGAGGACAGGCTTTTGGCCGCCGGAGCCGGCGAGATTCCTAGTTCAAGAATCGGAGAGCTCGTCATGGAGGAACTGGCCGAGCTTGACAAGGTCGCTTACGTCCGTTTCGCCTCGGTCTACAGGGAATTCTCCGACCTGGCCAGCTTCCAGAAGGAGATCTCCGATATCCTGGAGAGGAAACGAAACATATAG
- the rpsU gene encoding 30S ribosomal protein S21, whose amino-acid sequence MTTIVRRDNESLEDALRRFKRDVSKTGVLREARQREHYEKPSEAKKRKRQELAKKRRRK is encoded by the coding sequence ATGACGACGATTGTACGACGTGACAACGAGTCCCTTGAGGACGCCCTCAGGCGGTTCAAGAGAGACGTCTCCAAGACGGGAGTCCTTAGGGAGGCCCGTCAGAGGGAGCATTACGAAAAACCCAGCGAGGCCAAGAAGCGCAAGCGCCAGGAATTGGCCAAGAAACGCCGTAGAAAGTAA
- a CDS encoding histidine triad nucleotide-binding protein, with product MRSLGRDCPFCAIVAGESKAEVVYENDRCLAFRDISPQAPRHVLIVPKEHIPSIDQVEDPTLWISIMAAVREVVNRISPDSGYRLVVNCGEDAGQTVPHLHVHLLSGRPMGWPPG from the coding sequence GTGAGGTCTTTGGGTCGTGATTGTCCCTTTTGTGCGATAGTGGCAGGAGAATCGAAGGCAGAGGTCGTCTACGAAAACGATCGTTGTCTCGCTTTTCGGGATATATCTCCCCAAGCCCCCCGTCATGTCCTGATCGTTCCGAAGGAGCACATCCCTTCTATCGATCAAGTGGAGGACCCGACCCTCTGGATTTCTATCATGGCTGCGGTCCGGGAAGTCGTTAACCGAATCTCTCCGGATTCAGGATACCGGCTAGTCGTCAATTGTGGCGAGGATGCCGGTCAGACAGTCCCCCACCTTCACGTCCACCTGCTGTCTGGCCGTCCAATGGGATGGCCTCCGGGATAG
- a CDS encoding J domain-containing protein, with product MTRLSASDCYSVLGLPVGAPWSEVKSAFRRLARSTHPDVGEGVEEGDFERISEAYMVLRDMFRSGQTFKEEPSDRGKTVDFRKFMDPLVRASSWISRTVGDISRKRREKKEEKERRFREERLKRAKKVDDILSGTEIHIDSLLSRVDRSGGISERQRLLRRLKSALPEVRGLALEGLKDSLSSQEVLSAVEESVCLYGLDEVGVEVIVSISDPMSSLRLAMAAAPHFGDMTLGAARRYLRWLRGLPGGPAVYAGLQDPVSSQVAGLLISHWPQDLSFLPESRVSSLLERDQEDLLVPLLRQLYRRGCPRDFLPRIEEISQNSPSPAVKAWSRAIVCRSTVV from the coding sequence ATGACGAGGCTTTCAGCCAGCGATTGCTACTCCGTACTGGGTCTTCCTGTCGGAGCCCCTTGGTCGGAGGTCAAATCGGCTTTCAGGAGGCTCGCTCGTAGTACCCATCCGGACGTAGGAGAAGGCGTCGAAGAGGGCGATTTCGAGAGAATATCCGAGGCCTATATGGTCCTCAGAGACATGTTTCGTTCCGGACAGACCTTCAAAGAGGAGCCTTCGGATAGAGGGAAGACCGTGGATTTTAGGAAGTTTATGGATCCCCTGGTAAGGGCCTCTTCCTGGATTTCCAGGACCGTCGGCGATATCTCCAGGAAGAGACGGGAAAAAAAGGAGGAGAAGGAACGCCGTTTCAGAGAAGAGAGACTGAAGAGGGCTAAAAAGGTAGATGATATTCTCTCCGGGACGGAGATACATATAGACTCGTTGCTCTCCAGGGTCGACAGGTCGGGGGGGATTTCGGAAAGGCAGAGGTTGCTCAGACGGCTCAAGAGTGCCTTGCCAGAGGTCCGGGGATTGGCCCTGGAGGGGTTAAAGGACTCTCTGTCCTCTCAGGAGGTTTTGTCGGCTGTGGAGGAGAGCGTCTGCCTCTACGGTCTGGACGAGGTCGGTGTCGAAGTTATCGTCTCCATCTCCGATCCTATGAGCTCCCTGAGACTGGCAATGGCGGCGGCTCCCCATTTCGGGGATATGACTCTGGGAGCTGCACGGAGATATCTTCGATGGTTGAGAGGCCTTCCCGGGGGGCCGGCGGTATACGCCGGACTTCAGGACCCGGTTTCCTCTCAGGTGGCGGGGTTGCTTATCTCTCATTGGCCTCAGGATCTGTCCTTTCTTCCGGAGTCTAGGGTGTCTTCACTTTTGGAGAGGGACCAGGAAGACCTATTGGTTCCTTTGCTTAGACAGTTATATAGGAGAGGATGTCCCAGGGATTTTCTGCCCCGAATAGAGGAAATTTCGCAAAATTCCCCTTCTCCTGCGGTAAAAGCTTGGTCTCGTGCTATTGTATGTCGGAGCACAGTAGTATAA
- a CDS encoding Hsp70 family protein translates to MRSERIVLGIDLGTRYALAAVHKDLEGAVLIPNRWGEVKTPSVVCFDRGKWLVGEEARRMVSRPDRRCWWDVKRHLGSDWYPSVGGRNRSAQEMLVPLISEIREDCEAFLGHVVTDCVLTVPAQFSFLERSAAARAAREAGFEEVRILNEPTAAALFCESSGRILVFDFGGGTVDLSVVERDGDTWQVLESLGDSSVGGVELDKALLRYLADRLGVSFEEDDPMYGLLMVEAERLKCELSFREKLTWNPPLSLVGDQRELPLSRLDLERLFMPLIRKAIDLAVLLCRRHEPQSVVMVGGSSRIPVLRRMLSEEITIPVRMGRCPDEAVALGAAMYGVNGENRLLLDVLSESLGVIAFDGTPVPLLGKGHPLPARSDRAFRSVSDGDFRLRLYQGDHLSRRRCREIARLDLKGMKEGERVDLNFRIDPGGLLNVVLSREFGDSIHIAPMELGVTSRKGEDKLSLSSLEIRIARLSPGLSPEQQDKINEAFRKVSLMRDLEPLLYEDGIGELARMTSALEDVIMG, encoded by the coding sequence GTGAGATCCGAACGAATCGTATTGGGAATAGACCTGGGAACTCGCTATGCACTTGCGGCGGTACATAAAGACCTGGAAGGTGCCGTGTTGATCCCTAACCGATGGGGAGAGGTCAAGACCCCCTCGGTGGTGTGTTTCGATCGTGGGAAATGGCTTGTGGGAGAGGAGGCTAGACGCATGGTCTCCCGACCGGATCGTCGTTGTTGGTGGGATGTCAAGAGGCATCTCGGCTCCGACTGGTATCCCTCCGTAGGTGGTCGGAACCGCTCCGCCCAGGAGATGCTGGTTCCCCTCATCTCCGAGATAAGGGAGGACTGCGAGGCTTTCTTGGGGCATGTCGTGACCGACTGCGTGCTGACCGTGCCGGCTCAATTCAGCTTTCTCGAGCGCTCCGCCGCCGCCCGTGCCGCCAGAGAGGCGGGCTTCGAGGAGGTCCGCATATTGAACGAGCCGACCGCCGCCGCCCTGTTCTGCGAGAGTTCCGGGAGGATTCTGGTATTCGACTTCGGTGGGGGAACTGTAGATCTGTCCGTGGTGGAGAGAGACGGAGACACCTGGCAGGTGTTGGAAAGCCTGGGCGACTCCTCCGTTGGAGGGGTCGAGTTGGATAAGGCTCTCCTTCGGTATCTGGCAGATAGGCTTGGGGTCTCCTTTGAGGAGGACGATCCCATGTACGGTCTCCTAATGGTGGAGGCTGAGAGGCTGAAATGCGAGTTGTCCTTCAGGGAAAAACTGACCTGGAATCCACCTCTCTCTCTGGTTGGGGACCAAAGGGAACTGCCCCTGTCCAGATTGGATCTGGAGCGCTTGTTCATGCCCTTGATAAGAAAAGCGATCGACCTGGCGGTCTTGCTCTGCCGTCGCCACGAGCCGCAGAGCGTCGTTATGGTGGGAGGAAGCAGTCGCATCCCGGTCCTCAGGCGTATGTTGTCGGAGGAGATAACCATACCGGTGAGGATGGGCCGTTGTCCCGACGAAGCTGTGGCGCTGGGTGCTGCTATGTATGGGGTCAACGGGGAGAACCGTCTTCTGCTGGATGTCCTCTCCGAGAGCCTTGGCGTGATCGCCTTCGACGGAACCCCTGTCCCCCTTCTAGGCAAGGGACATCCCCTCCCCGCCAGATCCGATCGGGCCTTTCGTAGCGTGTCGGACGGGGATTTTCGACTCCGGTTGTATCAGGGAGACCACCTTTCCAGGAGAAGATGCAGGGAAATAGCCAGGCTGGACCTTAAGGGCATGAAGGAAGGCGAGAGGGTGGATCTGAACTTCCGCATAGATCCGGGAGGGCTTTTGAACGTGGTCCTCTCCAGGGAGTTCGGCGATTCCATACATATCGCTCCGATGGAATTGGGGGTAACCTCACGCAAGGGCGAGGATAAGCTATCGCTGAGCTCTCTGGAGATTCGTATCGCCCGGCTTTCTCCCGGATTGTCGCCGGAACAGCAGGATAAGATAAACGAGGCCTTTAGAAAGGTCTCCCTGATGCGCGACCTGGAACCCCTTTTATATGAGGACGGCATAGGCGAGCTGGCCAGGATGACCTCGGCCTTGGAGGATGTGATCATGGGATGA